From Nicotiana tabacum cultivar K326 chromosome 22, ASM71507v2, whole genome shotgun sequence, one genomic window encodes:
- the LOC142175832 gene encoding uncharacterized protein LOC142175832, whose translation MPRYVNPNSKGFDSNARCEYHSNTQGHSTENCWTLKKAIENLIEAKAIVVTNNEDTPNITNNPLPTHDNTHFIGMICDDQDYKQSGKTEMVVRTIGPEPKVIVSPPQLAPLIVKGANSSLNLACSEKMILYVPGSTKKVAVQLGGPKLYIPGGIQKIILNNGLRNITEPVVIRPVAQLLVTNTKVIPWNYNKTVMTYKGKEIVEETGEMGGLTRSGRCYSPEELRKAKQARESHLPVKEPIAEKEAEEFFKKMKLQDYSIIDQLRKTPAQISLLSLLLHSEEHRHVLIKTLNEAYISEKTTVNQLEKMAERFFEVNRITFSDDDLPEEGASHNRALHLMVKCEGHYVKGVMIDGGSSVDVCPLSTLQQLNIDNNRIRTSNVSIRAFDGSKRDTIGEIELTMTIGPVDFNIVFQVLDMETSYNFLLGRPWIHMARAVPSTLHQMVKFKCDGQEIIVHGEDDSSVYKDPSIPYIEAKEGCESIIYQAFEVIEVDQVEEGKPILHPRLLATSMMVASLMLRNGYEPGKGLGSSLQGIVNLIALFLKKNTFGLGFKPTSADKERAKARKKNGWKLSKPIAHIAYSFVKPQFEEVQNPSTQDDIDGVCQGLKEMFYEINMVQVGDGPSRASVQLIGPDTSLNNWKATPLPIRKESW comes from the coding sequence ATGCCGCGTTATGTGAATCcaaattcaaaaggttttgacTCAAATGCAAGATGTGAGTATCACTCTAACACCCAAGGGCATAGTACTGAAAACTGTTGGACATTAAAGAAAGCCATTGAAAATTTGATTGAAGCAAAGGCAATTGTGGTAACAAACAATGAGGATACTCCTAATATCACAAACAATCCGCTCCCAACTCATGATAATAcacattttattgggatgatttgtgatgatcaAGATTATAAGCAGTCTGGCAAGACAGAGATGGTTGTTAGAACCATAGGGCCAGAACCAAAAGTGATAGTGAGCCCGCCCCAATTGGCACCATTGATAGTGAAAGGTGCGAATTCTAGTTTGAACTTGGCATGTTCTGAAAAAATGATTCTCTATGTTCCTGGAAGCACAAAAAAGGTTGCGGTTCAATTGGGTGGGCCAAAACTTTACATCCCCGGAGGCATTCAAAAGATCATTCTGAATaatggtttgaggaatataaCAGAGCCAGTCGTGATCCGACCTGTTGCCCAACTCCTAGTGACAAACACAAAAGTTATTCCCTGGAATTATAACAAGACTGtcatgacatacaaaggaaaagagatagttgAAGAAACAGGTGAAATGGGGGGCTTGACCCGCTCTGGAAGGTGTTATTCACCAGAGGAATTGAGAAAAGCTAAGCAAGCCAGGGAAAGTCACTTGCCAGTGAAAGAACCCATTGCAGAaaaagaagcagaggaattctttAAGAAGATGAAATTGCAAgactactcaatcattgaccaactaaggaaaactcctgctcagatatctttGTTATCTCTGCTTTTGCATTCAGAAGAGCATCGTCATGTGTTGATCAAAACTCTGAACGAGGCATATATCTCAGAAAAGACAACGGTGAATCAACTAGAAAAAATGGCTGAAAGATTCTTTGAAGTAAATAGAATTACTTTCAGCGATGATGATTTGCCTGAGGAAGGGGCTAGCCACAATAGAGCTTTGCATCTTATGGTCAAATGTGAAGGGCACTATGTAAAAGGAGTCATGATTGACGGAGGCTCAAGTGTAGATGTGTGTCCCCTTTCTACTCTACAACAGCTGAACATCGACAATAACAGAATTCGAACCAGTAATGTCAGCATCAGAGCTTTTGATGGTTCAAAAAGagacactattggggaaatcgaaCTCACCATGACAATCGGCCCGGTTGATTTTAACATTGTCTTTCAAGTGTTAGAtatggaaacttcctataattttcttttgggaaggccatggatccatatggCCAGAGCTGTACCATCCACcctacatcaaatggtcaaattcaaGTGTGAcgggcaagaaattattgttcatggGGAGGACGACTCATCCGTCTATAAAGACCCATCCATTCCATATATcgaggccaaggaaggatgtgaATCCATCATATATCAAGCATTTGAGGTGATAGAGGTGGACCAAGTGGAAGAAGGAAAACCAATTCTGCATCCCCGTCTTTTAGCCACATCTATGATGGTAGCTTCGCTGATGTTGAGGAACGGCTATGAACCAGGAAAAGGATTGGGAtcctctttgcaaggaattgtgAACCTCATTGctctatttttgaagaaaaatacctTTGGCTTGGGCTTTAAACCAACATCAGCTGACAAAGAAAGAGCCAAGGCCCGCAAAAAGAATGGTTGGAAGCTGTCCAAACCAATCGCTCACATTGCCtactcttttgtcaagccacaatttgaagaagtccaaaatccttctacTCAGGATGACATTGACGGAGTTTGCCAGGGTCTCAAGGAGATGTTCTATGAGATtaatatggttcaagttggggaTGGCCCTAGCCGTGCAAGTGTTCAACTGATTGGTCCAGATACCTCGCTCAACAACTGGAAAGCAACTCCTCTTCCCatcaggaaggagtcttggtag